In Rhinolophus ferrumequinum isolate MPI-CBG mRhiFer1 chromosome 8, mRhiFer1_v1.p, whole genome shotgun sequence, the DNA window GACATTATCTCTGAAATTCTACAATCCTGATATATACTTTCATTCCTTTAGGTAGCATATAGGATATTTTTATGCCCAAACCAAGAGATTTTACCTGACCAAGCATTTGTCTAActagaagaaaaatcccaagtttaataaaaatgaactaaataaGATGTGATACCAGATTTAAAGATGTCATGTTAATTCTTAACTGTTAACTTAAAGGAACTGCTCATTCAGAACCTTTATCATCAAGGTTTGTGTATAATTTATAAGCCTTCCATTTTCAAATACTGCCTTAAAGACTAGATCTTGaaggaaagcaaatgaaatgatTCTTATGTGAAGAACACAAATACAAAACACTTGGGATTTTTTGTGGCTATCATAAAATCATTAATTaccttgattttccttttcttataaaggTTAATGCTGCTCTTGACGTTTAAAACcttctgaatatttataaaaaggcaCTTTTAATGTGTAATGGGAAGGAAATATTCCTTTCTGAGTTAGCAATCTGATATCTTATTTTGTAGCCTGCAAGAATGCCCCTTAATAAAtgctaaaacaaaatatattgtaaatTAAGATTATCCTACTATAAttgtacatttaaataaatagtcAGCACTGAAATTTAGGAATAGATTTTGCCTCATAGATACCTGTATGGTTTTTATAGGATTTGTAACATGTTTCACTCCTTCATTCCGTCACTTTTTCCAACAGCAAAAAACAAGTATatttgaagaagacaaaaaataaataaaataagaaggtaGTAAATAGGAATAGACCTAAGTTCTAAGAAATTTGGGGGGAAAGAGTTTTATCTTCGAATTTTGAACACTGAATAATATAGGAAAATTTAGGAGTTTGGATCCAACCCATTTAAGGAAATCCCAGTAACGAAATGTAAGCTATGAGACGTAGTACAGTAGATTGAAAACCTTCATAATTTTGGCTATGAGAAATAAAATCCGAAGGATTTCCAGACaatatcttttgcttttttcttcttttttacttttgtgttCCAAAGTAATTTTGCAACCACTATTTAACCCCcgatttgcttttcattttcaatctcAAAGTCACTATGCATTCTTGGTGGTTTTCAGGAAATTCATCAACATCAGTAACAGATCTGGCAGTAACAATATAGAAAATAGGACAAATATGTATGGCTTTAAGCATGAgggagataaaaaaacaaaacaatgagaatGCATACCACAGTTATAGTCATCGCCATCGTCTAACCaaacacacagaatgaaaatAGGAATCCCCAGACCGTGACACTAGAGCACAATGCCAAGATACAATCACTGTTAAGTCTGAGCATGACAAAGAAACAGATGGTCATGACCTCTTTTgcaggaagggggaaaaataataatgatacaaGACACTTAATAGCGAAATTGTTCATGACTGCTGAGattcttgaaagaaaaacaaatgaagaagctgCTACCgtaatgagattaaaaaaacaacaacaacaaaaaacatgtcTATGTTTGCCAGCCACATTGCAGAATTGAACAGTCACCTGTCGTTTTCCGCTTAACACAGGAGAGATGAGTTGGTCTAGTATATTTGATAGCaggttttaaaatgaatttcctgGAAGGAGAGTGGGCCTGAACTTCTGTTTTTTTAGCAAGTTCAGCCTTCTTATAAACTGCTatgaataagaaaacacaaaaagcataccatcaggaaaaaataaacacttggagcaaaaccaaacaaaatttcataaataGTTACCATGGTTATGCAGttctttttctacaaaaaagtaataatgaattacttcaaatacatttttaaagaagtgattgTTAAATGaaccttttttccttctcacttcATCTCTGGAGACTGTGCTAGGTTCCTTTTTAGCTATTTTTCTTTCAGGAGTGGAAATTCTGCCTCTCCCGGTTTtaaaaggcttttcttttctatgtttctCAAGAGATGGTCTCCGAGCTTCCTTTTCAGCTTTCTCCTCTTTAGGAATAGTTTCTAACTGTTCTGTCATGATGCTCCTATCATCATCTGCGGATCAAAGCACATCAtgacaacaagaacaacaaaaacattagTAAGAAATGTACCAAATCCTTCATCTttttaacaaaatgcaaaataaagaggtaaagggatttttttaaatgtttaaaatgaaaaaaaaaaatccattaggTTATCGAATTGTATTTGggagcagaaaattaaaaaaaaaaaatgcacacctTGAGTGTCCACCCAGAGGCTGTCAGCATCCATGATGGAGTCATCAATGGTGGTCTCGTCTTTGTAATCATCATAGGTTTCTGCCTTGTATTCTGAGAGCCCAACCTCTTCTCTCTCAGGGGAAGCCGGAGCTTCTGGGGAGCCATCCTTGGGTTCGGCCTGGGCTTCAGCTGCTTCTTCTATTTTGAGCTGTTCCTCACCAGGAGGGGACAGTCTCCTTTCCACCTCAGGCTGCTCTATGGCTGCGAAACGCACGCTGTGGGAACCCGACTCCCCTTCATCCGTTGTGGTTTGCACTACGGTGATGAAATCATCTTCAATAGTCACAACAGACTCAATCACTCCTTTGTGTTCACCTGGGCAGGTCTCCCCAGATTCCCCCCTGACACCTGAGACACCCAGGTCAGTAATCTGAAGGGTGTCTGAGCGAAAAAGCAGTTTATCGTATTCTCCTCGGGCTTCTATCTCTTCTTCCTCACTCTGAGCTTCTGCTGGTTCAGCCCCAATGCCTTCAAGCAATGGCTCTGTAGCCTCTGAGGGTGTGATAGATATACCAGGGgtctctttgctttcttctttcgGCAGCTGAATAAATTCCATCTGGACATCCGCTCTCTCATCTGGGGCTAAATCAGCCTCTGAAATAGCAGGTGCACAAGGTATTTCCACTGACAATTTGATGGCAATCTCGTCTTGAATTAGAGAAGATTCTGGGGATGTTTCCTTCTTGCCCTCATCAGGCTTCAGGGACTCCATGGTCAGGCTTTCATGTTCACCGCTGGACTCGTAGGATTCTTCTTTGTCTACAGCTTCCTGATGCACCAAGTCAGGCTTGGCCACCTTCTCCTTGATTTCTGCAGTGTCACTGACTCTGGTGCCTTCTTTCATGTGGCCAGACTCAACACCCATAAACATATCTGCATCCTGAGGTGCTGTGGATGAGGGAGTGAGAACCTGTGTAGCTTCGAGTTTAAGCTCTGCTGCTTGTCCAGCATTTATGGTTAGTCCCGAGGCcatttgtccaaagtcactgATTTTAATATCTAATTGACCTTGGTTAGCTTTCTTTGCACTGAAATCCAGTTCTGGGTGAGCTTCCTTGGGTGGTTCTACCTCAGCTACCTCTGGCACTGAACTAAgacttttctctgctttctcagcCATGAGAAGTGATGCATCCTTTGACACTGTCAGTTCTTTGGCCAAAGCATGCTCGTAGGTTACTCCTAATCCAAATGTTTCAATGTTATCTTCTGTTTCCTTGGAATGTTCTTTTGAATCAGCATGTTCTTCACTCTTTTCTAGTACAGTATCCAGCTTCTCATTAGCTTTCCTCTCTTGATCAAACTCCCTACTCAGTCCTGATTTGTCACCAGAGACAAGTGGGGACGCTTCTTTCTCAGTACTGAACTCATCTTTGACTCTTCCAGCAGCTGCCAGTTTTACTTCAATCAATGAAAGGTCTGTGGCCAAATCTCTTCGCACTTTATCATCAGTGCCTTCATGAAAGGAACCACTCTCTCCTGATAAATTCTCACTGTCTTGAACAGGTGATGGAAGTGGGActgtgtatttattgaacacacaGTAGCCCAGGTCTTCGATCTGACTGTCTGTTTTAACGATGATGTGATTTTCATCTGCGACAGGGGGCAAGCCAGTACTCCTCTCCTCAACCACAGTCTCTGATGGGACTGACTTCCGCCTGGCCGCCTCCTCTGCACTCACAGAAGCTAGTCTTGACCTTGTTCCTGCCAGATCTAGCATTTCAGGCAGGTCAGGGGCCATGACAGTACCGTTTTTGTAATAATCTTTGGCTAGGAAAGGCGACTCACACAATGTTTCGACTTGAGTGCTTGGCTCTCCAGTAGCTTTTTCTCCCTCTATctgttcttcttcctctttaCTTTCTATTGGGAAGCAAGGGGCTTTCTCCAGTGCAGGTGTAGTGGCTGGAAGGTAATCATCCCCTTCGTCCATACTTCCACTAGTGTTGGTCAGGATATCAGAAGCCAACGGAGAGAGATCATGCCCCCGACCAAAGTTAAATCCAAGGGCTATGGAATCCAGGCAAGACATGGGCAAATTGATTGACATGCTCCTTTGTTCTATTGCAGACCTGCCACCAAGTCCTAAACTCCTGCTTAGTGTCAAATCATCCTTATTCTTACTGTGGAGATCCCTTTTCTCCCCATACACTTTTGGATCAATAGTGAACATTCTTTCTTGAGGAGAACTAGGTTCCTCAGGTAAATCAGATGGATAACTCTTTGCAAAAGTGCTATACCCTGCTTCTTGGGCTGCAGCATTGGGCTGGGATTCTTTACCTGCCTGAAGTCCCTTGTCGCCATTTTTATACATGGGAGACACAGTATCAAAAGACTTTTGGGCGTTTTCTCTTGTGTCACTCAGTTCATAGTAATCACTGCCTGGCTGAATGCTTTTTGTCACTTCTTCTTTCAAGGCAGATGTTTCAAAGTACTTGGACATGCCTGATTTATCTTCGTAAAATGGCATGTCAAGCTCAGCAGATGTTGCAGCCCCAACTCCTTCAACCTTATTATCTTTGTCAGCAactttttcttcaaaaaggtCCTCGATTGCACTCTTTTCACTTAGTGCGGCTGGTTCCTTCCTGACGTTCTCCAGTGTCGTAGAGGCCATGGCTGTATTTGTAACTGTTTGCTCCAGACTTACAGGGGATGACTCCTGTTTTGATGCATTCGTGGTAGGCTCTTGGCCTTTCTGTTCTTCTTCTGAGAAAGTGTGCTTTATGGAGGGCTGAATTATGCCTGTTTCTTTACCGGTCAATTTTGGGGGTTCACTCTCTTTTGGCATGGTTTCCTTGTCAGAACTAGTTGTTTTTTCTTCAAGCTTTAGCTGAGGTTCCTTTTCAGTAAGTGTAGATTCCTGTCCACTAAGGGTGGATGTCTCTTTTTTCTGCACACTCTCTTGCTTCAttgctcctttttcttctcctaaaaCTTTCTCTGGGACACATTCTTCCACAATCGGAATGTGGGCAACTTTAGGTGACATCGTTGCCTCTGAGGCTGGTGCGTCTGCCATTTTGTCAGGTTTATCCTTATGGGGCTCTTCAACTTTAGCAATGTCTTTGGCAGTCACTGGGCCACTGATTTCAAGAGACTTTTTATCACTTAGTTGTAATAGGGCAGCAGCAAAGGGTGATACTTCTCcaactatttcattcttcatgaCATCTAAAGGAAGAGTGAAGCTTCCACCCTGAAAGGGACTTGGCATGGGAGAATCAAATTGTTTCCCTTCCCATTTTGGGATATCCTCAAGTACGTCTTTTTTCTTCATGGGTGTTAGGGGGCCAGGAGATATTGGAGCAACTAAACCCCACTCATCATTTTTTGCTTCCATTGGCATTTCGATGAACCAGTTCTTTTGCTCTTTTGGAGCTGGGGTTTCTGCAGGGAGACCAATACCAGGTACTACCAGGCTTGGTTCTGTCTTCTGTTTTGTGTCTTCTAGGCCAGAACCAAGAGCGTGCCCAAACAGAGTGAGTGgtgctctttcttcttctgcaCCTTGCATGTCCTTTTTATCAGGGGAAGTTTTAATTGTCTCAGGCTGAGAAACTAAGGCAGTATGTTTAAGGTCTTCACCAGGCTTTATCTGTTTCTCTGACTCCTTCTTGTCTAACGGCTCAGCTAAAGAGGGAGTCAATTCCTGTTGATCATGGAACTCCATCTTCGAGGCTGTAAGTACACCTGAAGTAATTGGgttgatttttaaacaaataataggCAAGTGCTTTCAGGCAGTAagcttaaaattatattttgaaatgacaaatgaATGGtagggtaaaaagaaaaattatggaacATGCAAGCATGctacccatttaaaaatatggaaatgtcaGGATTGAGATATATTTGTACTATTGCTAAAATGAACTCCCATTGTGAATTAATGCATAGAGGAATTGTAGTAAGagcatattttgaatattttttcttttgtttgtttgttcggtCTCTCCTAAACAGTATGTGATATGTATTGTAGTAGGAAAAAATTTCCATATGCCTTCTACAGATAAAAATTACGAGTTAAAGAGTATTGAATAAATAGCTAATACTAGGgtacaaagaatatatataaactaaaaatgaaacaagattgaTATCTACTAAactttttcatctattttctcatttaaaagtgAATTGGTAGGCCATGGGCAGAAGGccaattaatttataataagCATCAACAGCTTCAATTAGCTTGATCAACAAACACCAGGACTAATATGGGGGTATTGAAAGGTTACTGACAATTTTTTAGAAGTCATTGAGATTAAATTtcaggaatataaataaatattcgcTATTGACTTTATATGATAAGGTCTAAGAACTGACAAGTCAATTTCCACCACATTCAAAATTCTTAATTTGTAATCATTACTTAGTCTGTATGACATAGAAGAAAATCCGAATTATACCATTAATACTGGGAAGTCATGTGAGTAACAAAATTTAAAGAGAGTCAActattaaaatatctttctctCCTTGGTCATGACTTCATTCCCTGGAACACAACCAAATGGTGAAGCAGTCACCATTATTGGCTTTAGGGAGGCTTCACAGAAATTAAAtgactcttttttatttctatttgttcaCCAATCAAAAAGGCTTCAGAGTCTCACTTGTGTTTTAAGGGtaatgatattttattgtggtcaTTAGAGCTAAATGTAATTATCTAAAgaagatttggggaaaaataaaatttaatcatcTGTCAAGAGCAAGTGTATGGATCATCATTACCTTATATACTTGTGTGTCCTGTTGtaacaatagaaaagaaatactttatGAACTTCTAAGAAAGATTAGATGAATAAAAACTCAAAAGAGATGGGGATGATCAAATGGATTGGTTGGCTGCCATGGAGAGGAAATGATGTGAGAAGCATCAGCAGGAGCTTTTAAGGTAACCAAACCAGTATTCATTGAAGCATAAAACATATAGCATATTGCGGTTGCAAACAAAAAGGATTCTACCATTTAAGCCTCTTTGTGCCCAAATCCAACTCTACAGtttgaaataaaagcatatgaATTGCTgtccccaaaataaaaacaaaaataaaaatacacatgtatTAGCAATGTGACTGGCAAACATTTGAGATGGGTGGGGGTAGCTCACATAGCGTCATCAGCCTGGCTGCAAAGCGTATTGTATCATGgcaaagtaaaatgaagaatCAGCTGCAGCCTGGGAAAACCAAGCTGCCACACAGCACCTGTGCAAGCCACACTCTGTTCATTGAGCCTAAAACAGTGGTCTTAGGCTCATGACAAGACCCAGCAATGGAACAGCATTGGAAAAGGCATCAGTCAGGTTGGTAAGCTGCTGGAGAGATCATTTGCAACAAAATGCATGCAAATC includes these proteins:
- the MAP2 gene encoding microtubule-associated protein 2 isoform X24; the protein is MADDRKDDAKVPHWTSAQLTEASAHPHPPEIKDQGGAGEGLVRSANGFPYREDEEGAFGEHGSQSTYSDTKENGINGELTSADRETAEEVSARIVQVVTAEAVAVLKGEQEKEAQHKDQPAALPLAPEETANLPPSPPPSPASEQTVPVEEASKMEFHDQQELTPSLAEPLDKKESEKQIKPGEDLKHTALVSQPETIKTSPDKKDMQGAEEERAPLTLFGHALGSGLEDTKQKTEPSLVVPGIGLPAETPAPKEQKNWFIEMPMEAKNDEWGLVAPISPGPLTPMKKKDVLEDIPKWEGKQFDSPMPSPFQGGSFTLPLDVMKNEIVGEVSPFAAALLQLSDKKSLEISGPVTAKDIAKVEEPHKDKPDKMADAPASEATMSPKVAHIPIVEECVPEKVLGEEKGAMKQESVQKKETSTLSGQESTLTEKEPQLKLEEKTTSSDKETMPKESEPPKLTGKETGIIQPSIKHTFSEEEQKGQEPTTNASKQESSPVSLEQTVTNTAMASTTLENVRKEPAALSEKSAIEDLFEEKVADKDNKVEGVGAATSAELDMPFYEDKSGMSKYFETSALKEEVTKSIQPGSDYYELSDTRENAQKSFDTVSPMYKNGDKGLQAGKESQPNAAAQEAGYSTFAKSYPSDLPEEPSSPQERMFTIDPKVYGEKRDLHSKNKDDLTLSRSLGLGGRSAIEQRSMSINLPMSCLDSIALGFNFGRGHDLSPLASDILTNTSGSMDEGDDYLPATTPALEKAPCFPIESKEEEEQIEGEKATGEPSTQVETLCESPFLAKDYYKNGTVMAPDLPEMLDLAGTRSRLASVSAEEAARRKSVPSETVVEERSTGLPPVADENHIIVKTDSQIEDLGYCVFNKYTVPLPSPVQDSENLSGESGSFHEGTDDKVRRDLATDLSLIEVKLAAAGRVKDEFSTEKEASPLVSGDKSGLSREFDQERKANEKLDTVLEKSEEHADSKEHSKETEDNIETFGLGVTYEHALAKELTVSKDASLLMAEKAEKSLSSVPEVAEVEPPKEAHPELDFSAKKANQGQLDIKISDFGQMASGLTINAGQAAELKLEATQVLTPSSTAPQDADMFMGVESGHMKEGTRVSDTAEIKEKVAKPDLVHQEAVDKEESYESSGEHESLTMESLKPDEGKKETSPESSLIQDEIAIKLSVEIPCAPAISEADLAPDERADVQMEFIQLPKEESKETPGISITPSEATEPLLEGIGAEPAEAQSEEEEIEARGEYDKLLFRSDTLQITDLGVSGVRGESGETCPGEHKGVIESVVTIEDDFITVVQTTTDEGESGSHSVRFAAIEQPEVERRLSPPGEEQLKIEEAAEAQAEPKDGSPEAPASPEREEVGLSEYKAETYDDYKDETTIDDSIMDADSLWVDTQDDDRSIMTEQLETIPKEEKAEKEARRPSLEKHRKEKPFKTGRGRISTPERKIAKKEPSTVSRDEVRRKKVYKKAELAKKTEVQAHSPSRKFILKPAIKYTRPTHLSCVKRKTTAAGGESTHAPSVFKQAKDKVSDGLTKSPEKRSSLPRPSSILPPRRGVSGDRDENSFSLNSSIASSSRRTTRSEPIRRAGKSGTSTPTTPGSTAITPGTPPSYSSRTPGTPGTPSYPRTPHTPGTPKSAILVPSEKKVAIIRTPPKSPATPKQLRLINQPLPDLKNVKSKIGSTDNIKYQPKGGQVQIVTKKIDLSHVTSKCGSLKNIRHRPGGGRVKIESVKLDFKEKAQAKVGSLDNAHHVPGGGNVKIDSQKLNFREHAKARVDHGAEIITQSPGRSSVASPRRLSNVSSSGSINLLESPQLATLAEDVTAALAKQGL
- the MAP2 gene encoding microtubule-associated protein 2 isoform X23; this encodes MADDRKDDAKVPHWTSAQLTEASAHPHPPEIKDQGGAGEGLVRSANGFPYREDEEGAFGEHGSQSTYSDTKENGINGELTSADRETAEEVSARIVQVVTAEAVAVLKGEQEKEAQHKDQPAALPLAPEETANLPPSPPPSPASEQTVPVEEASKMEFHDQQELTPSLAEPLDKKESEKQIKPGEDLKHTALVSQPETIKTSPDKKDMQGAEEERAPLTLFGHALGSGLEDTKQKTEPSLVVPGIGLPAETPAPKEQKNWFIEMPMEAKNDEWGLVAPISPGPLTPMKKKDVLEDIPKWEGKQFDSPMPSPFQGGSFTLPLDVMKNEIVGEVSPFAAALLQLSDKKSLEISGPVTAKDIAKVEEPHKDKPDKMADAPASEATMSPKVAHIPIVEECVPEKVLGEEKGAMKQESVQKKETSTLSGQESTLTEKEPQLKLEEKTTSSDKETMPKESEPPKLTGKETGIIQPSIKHTFSEEEQKGQEPTTNASKQESSPVSLEQTVTNTAMASTTLENVRKEPAALSEKSAIEDLFEEKVADKDNKVEGVGAATSAELDMPFYEDKSGMSKYFETSALKEEVTKSIQPGSDYYELSDTRENAQKSFDTVSPMYKNGDKGLQAGKESQPNAAAQEAGYSTFAKSYPSDLPEEPSSPQERMFTIDPKVYGEKRDLHSKNKDDLTLSRSLGLGGRSAIEQRSMSINLPMSCLDSIALGFNFGRGHDLSPLASDILTNTSGSMDEGDDYLPATTPALEKAPCFPIESKEEEEQIEGEKATGEPSTQVETLCESPFLAKDYYKNGTVMAPDLPEMLDLAGTRSRLASVSAEEAARRKSVPSETVVEERSTGLPPVADENHIIVKTDSQIEDLGYCVFNKYTVPLPSPVQDSENLSGESGSFHEGTDDKVRRDLATDLSLIEVKLAAAGRVKDEFSTEKEASPLVSGDKSGLSREFDQERKANEKLDTVLEKSEEHADSKEHSKETEDNIETFGLGVTYEHALAKELTVSKDASLLMAEKAEKSLSSVPEVAEVEPPKEAHPELDFSAKKANQGQLDIKISDFGQMASGLTINAGQAAELKLEATQVLTPSSTAPQDADMFMGVESGHMKEGTRVSDTAEIKEKVAKPDLVHQEAVDKEESYESSGEHESLTMESLKPDEGKKETSPESSLIQDEIAIKLSVEIPCAPAISEADLAPDERADVQMEFIQLPKEESKETPGISITPSEATEPLLEGIGAEPAEAQSEEEEIEARGEYDKLLFRSDTLQITDLGVSGVRGESGETCPGEHKGVIESVVTIEDDFITVVQTTTDEGESGSHSVRFAAIEQPEVERRLSPPGEEQLKIEEAAEAQAEPKDGSPEAPASPEREEVGLSEYKAETYDDYKDETTIDDSIMDADSLWVDTQDDDRSIMTEQLETIPKEEKAEKEARRPSLEKHRKEKPFKTGRGRISTPERKIAKKEPSTVSRDEVRRKKAVYKKAELAKKTEVQAHSPSRKFILKPAIKYTRPTHLSCVKRKTTAGGESTHAPSVFKQAKDKVSDGLTKSPEKRSSLPRPSSILPPRRGVSGDRDENSFSLNSSIASSSRRTTRSEPIRRAGKSGTSTPTTPGSTAITPGTPPSYSSRTPGTPGTPSYPRTPHTPGTPKSAILVPSEKKVAIIRTPPKSPATPKQLRLINQPLPDLKNVKSKIGSTDNIKYQPKGGQVQIVTKKIDLSHVTSKCGSLKNIRHRPGGGRVKIESVKLDFKEKAQAKVGSLDNAHHVPGGGNVKIDSQKLNFREHAKARVDHGAEIITQSPGRSSVASPRRLSNVSSSGSINLLESPQLATLAEDVTAALAKQGL
- the MAP2 gene encoding microtubule-associated protein 2 isoform X22, yielding MADDRKDDAKVPHWTSAQLTEASAHPHPPEIKDQGGAGEGLVRSANGFPYREDEEGAFGEHGSQSTYSDTKENGINGELTSADRETAEEVSARIVQVVTAEAVAVLKGEQEKEAQHKDQPAALPLAPEETANLPPSPPPSPASEQTVPVEEASKMEFHDQQELTPSLAEPLDKKESEKQIKPGEDLKHTALVSQPETIKTSPDKKDMQGAEEERAPLTLFGHALGSGLEDTKQKTEPSLVVPGIGLPAETPAPKEQKNWFIEMPMEAKNDEWGLVAPISPGPLTPMKKKDVLEDIPKWEGKQFDSPMPSPFQGGSFTLPLDVMKNEIVGEVSPFAAALLQLSDKKSLEISGPVTAKDIAKVEEPHKDKPDKMADAPASEATMSPKVAHIPIVEECVPEKVLGEEKGAMKQESVQKKETSTLSGQESTLTEKEPQLKLEEKTTSSDKETMPKESEPPKLTGKETGIIQPSIKHTFSEEEQKGQEPTTNASKQESSPVSLEQTVTNTAMASTTLENVRKEPAALSEKSAIEDLFEEKVADKDNKVEGVGAATSAELDMPFYEDKSGMSKYFETSALKEEVTKSIQPGSDYYELSDTRENAQKSFDTVSPMYKNGDKGLQAGKESQPNAAAQEAGYSTFAKSYPSDLPEEPSSPQERMFTIDPKVYGEKRDLHSKNKDDLTLSRSLGLGGRSAIEQRSMSINLPMSCLDSIALGFNFGRGHDLSPLASDILTNTSGSMDEGDDYLPATTPALEKAPCFPIESKEEEEQIEGEKATGEPSTQVETLCESPFLAKDYYKNGTVMAPDLPEMLDLAGTRSRLASVSAEEAARRKSVPSETVVEERSTGLPPVADENHIIVKTDSQIEDLGYCVFNKYTVPLPSPVQDSENLSGESGSFHEGTDDKVRRDLATDLSLIEVKLAAAGRVKDEFSTEKEASPLVSGDKSGLSREFDQERKANEKLDTVLEKSEEHADSKEHSKETEDNIETFGLGVTYEHALAKELTVSKDASLLMAEKAEKSLSSVPEVAEVEPPKEAHPELDFSAKKANQGQLDIKISDFGQMASGLTINAGQAAELKLEATQVLTPSSTAPQDADMFMGVESGHMKEGTRVSDTAEIKEKVAKPDLVHQEAVDKEESYESSGEHESLTMESLKPDEGKKETSPESSLIQDEIAIKLSVEIPCAPAISEADLAPDERADVQMEFIQLPKEESKETPGISITPSEATEPLLEGIGAEPAEAQSEEEEIEARGEYDKLLFRSDTLQITDLGVSGVRGESGETCPGEHKGVIESVVTIEDDFITVVQTTTDEGESGSHSVRFAAIEQPEVERRLSPPGEEQLKIEEAAEAQAEPKDGSPEAPASPEREEVGLSEYKAETYDDYKDETTIDDSIMDADSLWVDTQDDDRSIMTEQLETIPKEEKAEKEARRPSLEKHRKEKPFKTGRGRISTPERKIAKKEPSTVSRDEVRRKKAVYKKAELAKKTEVQAHSPSRKFILKPAIKYTRPTHLSCVKRKTTAAGGESTHAPSVFKQAKDKVSDGLTKSPEKRSSLPRPSSILPPRRGVSGDRDENSFSLNSSIASSSRRTTRSEPIRRAGKSGTSTPTTPGSTAITPGTPPSYSSRTPGTPGTPSYPRTPHTPGTPKSAILVPSEKKVAIIRTPPKSPATPKQLRLINQPLPDLKNVKSKIGSTDNIKYQPKGGQVQIVTKKIDLSHVTSKCGSLKNIRHRPGGGRVKIESVKLDFKEKAQAKVGSLDNAHHVPGGGNVKIDSQKLNFREHAKARVDHGAEIITQSPGRSSVASPRRLSNVSSSGSINLLESPQLATLAEDVTAALAKQGL
- the MAP2 gene encoding microtubule-associated protein 2 isoform X7, which codes for MADDRKDDAKVPHWTSAQLTEASAHPHPPEIKDQGGAGEGLVRSANGFPYREDEEGAFGEHGSQSTYSDTKENGINGELTSADRETAEEVSARIVQVVTAEAVAVLKGEQEKEAQHKDQPAALPLAPEETANLPPSPPPSPASEQTVPVEEEEETLEGPMAEEEKPVTLPEKECGAAKASDQPKGPSEGQAESSAEVQVVPEDSAPAGAPQEKSVKEVTEVSAEVKTPSSAREGVLTASKMEFHDQQELTPSLAEPLDKKESEKQIKPGEDLKHTALVSQPETIKTSPDKKDMQGAEEERAPLTLFGHALGSGLEDTKQKTEPSLVVPGIGLPAETPAPKEQKNWFIEMPMEAKNDEWGLVAPISPGPLTPMKKKDVLEDIPKWEGKQFDSPMPSPFQGGSFTLPLDVMKNEIVGEVSPFAAALLQLSDKKSLEISGPVTAKDIAKVEEPHKDKPDKMADAPASEATMSPKVAHIPIVEECVPEKVLGEEKGAMKQESVQKKETSTLSGQESTLTEKEPQLKLEEKTTSSDKETMPKESEPPKLTGKETGIIQPSIKHTFSEEEQKGQEPTTNASKQESSPVSLEQTVTNTAMASTTLENVRKEPAALSEKSAIEDLFEEKVADKDNKVEGVGAATSAELDMPFYEDKSGMSKYFETSALKEEVTKSIQPGSDYYELSDTRENAQKSFDTVSPMYKNGDKGLQAGKESQPNAAAQEAGYSTFAKSYPSDLPEEPSSPQERMFTIDPKVYGEKRDLHSKNKDDLTLSRSLGLGGRSAIEQRSMSINLPMSCLDSIALGFNFGRGHDLSPLASDILTNTSGSMDEGDDYLPATTPALEKAPCFPIESKEEEEQIEGEKATGEPSTQVETLCESPFLAKDYYKNGTVMAPDLPEMLDLAGTRSRLASVSAEEAARRKSVPSETVVEERSTGLPPVADENHIIVKTDSQIEDLGYCVFNKYTVPLPSPVQDSENLSGESGSFHEGTDDKVRRDLATDLSLIEVKLAAAGRVKDEFSTEKEASPLVSGDKSGLSREFDQERKANEKLDTVLEKSEEHADSKEHSKETEDNIETFGLGVTYEHALAKELTVSKDASLLMAEKAEKSLSSVPEVAEVEPPKEAHPELDFSAKKANQGQLDIKISDFGQMASGLTINAGQAAELKLEATQVLTPSSTAPQDADMFMGVESGHMKEGTRVSDTAEIKEKVAKPDLVHQEAVDKEESYESSGEHESLTMESLKPDEGKKETSPESSLIQDEIAIKLSVEIPCAPAISEADLAPDERADVQMEFIQLPKEESKETPGISITPSEATEPLLEGIGAEPAEAQSEEEEIEARGEYDKLLFRSDTLQITDLGVSGVRGESGETCPGEHKGVIESVVTIEDDFITVVQTTTDEGESGSHSVRFAAIEQPEVERRLSPPGEEQLKIEEAAEAQAEPKDGSPEAPASPEREEVGLSEYKAETYDDYKDETTIDDSIMDADSLWVDTQDDDRSIMTEQLETIPKEEKAEKEARRPSLEKHRKEKPFKTGRGRISTPERKIAKKEPSTVSRDEVRRKKAVYKKAELAKKTEVQAHSPSRKFILKPAIKYTRPTHLSCVKRKTTAAGGESTHAPSVFKQAKDKVSDGLTKSPEKRSSLPRPSSILPPRRGVSGDRDENSFSLNSSIASSSRRTTRSEPIRRAGKSGTSTPTTPGSTAITPGTPPSYSSRTPGTPGTPSYPRTPHTPGTPKSAILVPSEKKVAIIRTPPKSPATPKQLRLINQPLPDLKNVKSKIGSTDNIKYQPKGGQVRILNKKIDFSKVQSRCGSKDNITHSAGGGNVQIVTKKIDLSHVTSKCGSLKNIRHRPGGGRVKIESVKLDFKEKAQAKVGSLDNAHHVPGGGNVKIDSQKLNFREHAKARVDHGAEIITQSPGRSSVASPRRLSNVSSSGSINLLESPQLATLAEDVTAALAKQGL